Proteins encoded together in one Pseudomonas sp. TCU-HL1 window:
- a CDS encoding AraC family transcriptional regulator, whose protein sequence is MSLLEQNQVFQSLSSSPHARLEHSAELGDGLGAALWSNHHDARDYQGPKFHTLSCYLDGGTGTFRRERPDTKGAPDKLCILPAGHESSWVINGEIRLAHLYFSAEHFAQAAVTLLDREPRELQLRERTFLDDPQQAHNFHQLISLDWDEPGERLRATSLAFDMIHHSLLTQAGMRDGLRLKGGLAPALRKRLVDYIENRLAEPVSLGELATFAALSEYHFARMFRESFGMPPHQYVLARRLERARKLLRETELPLGEVALACGFASASHFSNRFRAAVGGTPGVFRAAFR, encoded by the coding sequence ATGTCGCTACTCGAACAGAACCAGGTCTTCCAGTCCCTCAGCAGTTCGCCCCATGCTCGCCTTGAGCACAGCGCGGAGCTGGGCGACGGCCTGGGCGCGGCGCTCTGGAGCAACCACCACGATGCGCGGGACTACCAGGGGCCGAAGTTCCACACCCTGTCCTGCTACCTGGACGGCGGCACCGGCACCTTCCGCCGGGAACGCCCGGATACCAAGGGCGCGCCGGATAAGCTGTGCATCCTGCCGGCGGGCCATGAATCTTCCTGGGTTATCAACGGCGAAATCCGCCTGGCCCACCTCTACTTCAGCGCGGAGCATTTCGCGCAGGCGGCGGTGACCCTGCTGGATCGTGAGCCCCGCGAACTGCAGCTGCGCGAACGGACCTTTCTCGACGACCCGCAGCAGGCGCACAACTTCCACCAACTGATCAGCCTGGACTGGGACGAGCCCGGCGAGCGCCTGCGCGCCACTAGCCTGGCCTTTGACATGATCCACCACAGCCTGCTGACCCAGGCCGGAATGCGGGATGGCTTACGCCTGAAAGGGGGACTGGCGCCCGCACTGCGCAAGCGCCTGGTGGACTACATCGAGAACCGCCTGGCCGAGCCCGTCAGCCTGGGCGAACTGGCGACCTTCGCGGCACTCTCGGAGTACCACTTCGCGCGGATGTTCCGTGAGAGCTTCGGCATGCCGCCGCACCAGTACGTGCTGGCGCGCCGCCTGGAGCGCGCACGCAAGTTGCTGCGCGAGACCGAGCTGCCACTGGGGGAAGTCGCCCTGGCTTGCGGCTTTGCCAGCGCCAGCCACTTCAGCAATCGCTTTC
- a CDS encoding DMT family transporter, with product MNLSLYLLTVLIWGTTWIAIKLQMGSVAIPASIAYRFALAAAVLFALLLLSRRLQKLDGRAQLICLAQGLCLFCVNFMCFYTASQWIPSGLIAVVFSTATLWNALNAWIFFSQRIAPNVLAGGGLGLLGLGLLFWPELSHHAASRETFIGLGLALLGTLCFSAGNMLSSLQQKAGLKPLTTNAWGMLYGALMLSAWCLASGTPFGMEWNTRYIGSLLYLAIPGSVIGFTAYLTLVGRMGPERAAYCTVLFPVVALNISAFVEGYQWTLPALFGLALVMAGNVLVFRKPKPVMPDAAATGRA from the coding sequence ATGAACCTGTCCCTCTACCTGCTCACCGTCCTGATCTGGGGCACCACCTGGATCGCCATCAAGCTGCAGATGGGCAGCGTCGCCATTCCCGCGTCCATCGCCTACCGCTTTGCCCTCGCGGCTGCCGTGCTCTTTGCTCTGTTGCTGCTCAGCCGTCGGCTGCAGAAGCTCGATGGCCGCGCCCAGTTGATCTGCCTGGCCCAGGGCCTGTGCCTGTTCTGCGTCAACTTCATGTGCTTCTACACCGCCAGCCAGTGGATACCCAGCGGGCTGATCGCGGTCGTATTCTCCACGGCCACCTTGTGGAACGCCCTCAATGCGTGGATCTTCTTCAGCCAGCGCATCGCCCCGAACGTGCTCGCCGGCGGCGGCCTTGGCCTGCTTGGCCTGGGGCTGCTGTTCTGGCCGGAACTCTCGCACCACGCCGCCAGCCGCGAGACCTTCATCGGCCTGGGGTTGGCTCTGCTCGGCACCCTGTGCTTCTCCGCCGGCAACATGCTTTCCAGCCTGCAGCAGAAGGCCGGGCTCAAGCCGCTGACCACCAATGCCTGGGGCATGCTCTACGGTGCCCTGATGCTCAGCGCCTGGTGTCTGGCCAGTGGCACGCCCTTCGGCATGGAATGGAACACCCGCTACATCGGCTCCTTGCTCTACCTGGCGATTCCCGGCTCGGTGATCGGCTTCACCGCCTACCTGACTCTGGTCGGGCGCATGGGACCGGAACGCGCCGCCTACTGCACGGTGCTGTTCCCAGTGGTGGCGTTGAACATCTCGGCCTTCGTCGAAGGCTACCAGTGGACCCTGCCGGCCCTGTTCGGCCTGGCCCTGGTGATGGCGGGCAACGTGCTGGTGTTCCGCAAGCCCAAGCCGGTCATGCCGGACGCCGCCGCGACGGGGCGGGCATGA
- a CDS encoding cupin domain-containing protein, protein MSVGRVVRSRDFTAERAWGALDLVNLDGTTVRLHWTDQPYIWHVNDGSEVFVVLDGEVEMRYREEREELRVLLRTGDIFCAEVGCEHVAHPLGAARVLVIEREGSI, encoded by the coding sequence ATGAGCGTCGGGCGCGTGGTACGCAGTCGCGACTTCACCGCGGAGCGGGCGTGGGGCGCGTTGGATCTGGTCAACCTGGACGGCACTACGGTGCGCTTGCACTGGACCGACCAGCCCTACATCTGGCACGTCAACGACGGGTCTGAAGTCTTCGTGGTACTCGATGGCGAAGTAGAGATGCGTTATCGCGAGGAGAGGGAAGAGCTCCGGGTGTTGCTGCGGACGGGGGATATCTTCTGTGCCGAGGTGGGCTGCGAGCATGTGGCCCATCCGCTTGGCGCCGCCCGCGTCCTGGTCATCGAGCGGGAGGGGAGCATCTAG
- a CDS encoding GNAT family N-acetyltransferase — protein sequence MNYRPLRVPADSDRLAAFDASYSTSHIWRVEADGLAMRLVEEQLSEPFHKAYDAAGFPDDVADADFALAAEARDGSLAGFACVRLVPWNRSAELSALFVAPAYQGQGIGRALLEGAMAYARSQAMRCLWLETQTSNHPAIGFYQRAGFTFCGLNTMLYDPTEVAAEEIALYLSHPLYG from the coding sequence ATGAACTACCGCCCCTTGCGCGTGCCGGCCGATAGCGATCGGCTCGCCGCTTTCGACGCCTCCTACAGCACCTCCCACATCTGGCGCGTCGAGGCCGATGGCCTGGCCATGCGCCTGGTCGAGGAGCAACTCTCCGAGCCCTTCCACAAGGCGTATGACGCCGCCGGGTTTCCCGATGATGTGGCCGATGCCGACTTCGCCCTTGCGGCAGAAGCCCGCGACGGCAGCCTCGCCGGGTTTGCCTGTGTGCGTCTGGTGCCGTGGAACCGCAGCGCCGAATTGAGCGCACTGTTCGTTGCCCCTGCGTACCAGGGCCAGGGCATCGGCCGTGCGCTGCTGGAAGGGGCGATGGCCTATGCCCGCAGCCAAGCGATGCGCTGCCTGTGGCTGGAAACCCAGACTAGCAACCACCCGGCCATCGGCTTCTACCAACGTGCAGGCTTCACCTTCTGCGGACTGAACACCATGCTCTACGACCCGACGGAAGTGGCGGCCGAGGAAATCGCCCTCTACCTGAGCCATCCGCTCTACGGCTGA
- a CDS encoding SDR family oxidoreductase, which yields MPTPTALITGCSSGIGRALADAFKGAGYSVWATARKPQDLSALEAAGFTAVALDVNDQAAVAALAERLEREEGGLDVLVNNAGYGAMGPLLDGGVDALRKQFDTNVFALVDVTRACFPLLRKRRGLVVNIGSVSGVLVTPFAGAYCASKAAVHALSEALRLELAPFGIELMEVQPGAIASSFGTNATREAEALIAEGSPWWPLREGIRARARASQDNPTPAEDFARSLLAAVQHTPRPALVRIGNGSRALPLLARWVPRALMDRVLKKRFGLGAEL from the coding sequence ATGCCCACTCCCACCGCCCTGATCACCGGTTGCTCCAGCGGCATCGGCCGCGCCCTGGCCGACGCCTTCAAGGGCGCCGGCTACAGCGTCTGGGCCACTGCCCGCAAGCCGCAGGACCTGTCCGCCCTGGAGGCTGCCGGCTTCACCGCCGTTGCGCTGGACGTGAACGACCAGGCCGCCGTTGCTGCGCTCGCCGAGCGCCTGGAGCGGGAGGAAGGTGGCCTCGACGTGCTGGTGAACAACGCCGGCTATGGCGCCATGGGCCCACTGCTGGACGGTGGCGTCGATGCCCTGCGCAAGCAGTTCGACACCAACGTCTTCGCCCTGGTGGATGTAACCCGCGCCTGCTTCCCACTGCTGCGAAAGCGCCGGGGCCTGGTGGTGAACATCGGCAGTGTCTCCGGTGTACTGGTCACCCCTTTCGCCGGTGCCTACTGTGCGTCCAAGGCGGCCGTACATGCACTTTCCGAAGCCCTGCGCCTGGAGCTGGCGCCGTTCGGTATCGAACTGATGGAGGTGCAGCCCGGCGCCATCGCCTCCAGCTTCGGCACCAACGCCACCCGTGAGGCGGAAGCGTTGATCGCCGAAGGCTCGCCCTGGTGGCCGCTGCGCGAAGGCATCCGCGCTCGCGCCCGCGCCTCCCAGGACAATCCCACCCCTGCCGAGGACTTCGCCCGCAGCCTGCTTGCAGCCGTGCAGCACACGCCGCGCCCGGCACTGGTGCGCATCGGCAATGGCAGCCGCGCCCTGCCCTTGCTCGCGCGCTGGGTGCCGCGGGCGCTGATGGACCGGGTGCTGAAAAAGCGCTTCGGCCTCGGCGCGGAGTTGTGA
- a CDS encoding multidrug transporter has protein sequence MLIGAVLFLTWLILLVRYPAKALPLSLAAVLGVALIAVWVLWEERGEERRFARLDIQLSYSPQSCPADRPLAIQLRNDGDAVLRDFAWQVQAFRPGDTINLAQPSYDHPRYLGPSELQPGAQWQDCLALPPIRQGYRAQSLEFRAANLRGKFVD, from the coding sequence ATGCTCATTGGCGCTGTTCTCTTCCTGACTTGGCTGATCCTGCTGGTGCGCTACCCGGCCAAAGCCCTGCCGCTGTCCCTGGCGGCCGTGCTCGGGGTCGCCCTGATTGCCGTCTGGGTACTCTGGGAAGAACGCGGCGAGGAACGCCGCTTCGCCCGCCTCGATATCCAGCTCAGCTACTCCCCGCAAAGCTGCCCCGCCGACCGCCCGCTGGCGATACAGTTACGCAACGACGGCGATGCCGTGCTGCGCGATTTCGCCTGGCAGGTCCAGGCCTTCCGCCCCGGCGATACCATCAACCTGGCCCAGCCGAGCTACGACCATCCACGCTACCTGGGCCCTTCCGAGCTGCAACCCGGCGCCCAATGGCAGGACTGCCTTGCCCTGCCGCCCATTCGCCAGGGTTATCGAGCACAATCCCTGGAGTTTCGCGCCGCCAATCTGCGTGGCAAATTCGTCGACTGA
- a CDS encoding mannose-1-phosphate guanylyltransferase/mannose-6-phosphate isomerase, translating to MIPVILSGGSGSRLWPLSRKQYPKQFLALTGDRTLFQQTLQRLNFDGMQPAVLVANQDHRFIVQEQLDAIGLQARTMLLEPFGRNTAPAVAIAAMQLVAEGRDELMLVLPADHVLRDQQAFQHALTLAASAAEKGEMVLFGVPAERPETGYGYIRSKSDDALPEGISRVAEFVEKPNEERARQYVESGDYFWNSGMFLFRASRYLEELKHHDVDIYDTCLLALERSKRDGVAVSIDSATFACCPDNSIDYAVMEKTARACVVPLSAGWNDVGSWSSIWEVHDKDQDGNVTKGDVVVQDSHNCLVHGNGKLVSVIGLDDVVVVETKDAMMIAHKDRVQDVKKLVNKLDADGRSETQNHCAVYRPWGSYDSVDMGGRFQVKHITVKPGAQLSLQMHHHRAEHWIVVSGTAQVTCDDKVFLLTENQSTYIPIASVHRLANPGKIPLEIIEVQSGSYLGEDDIERLDDVYGRAPQSATVHSVAR from the coding sequence ATGATTCCCGTGATCCTCTCTGGCGGTAGCGGCTCTCGTCTCTGGCCTCTTTCGCGCAAGCAGTATCCCAAGCAGTTCCTCGCCCTCACCGGCGACCGTACCCTGTTCCAGCAGACCCTGCAGCGCCTGAACTTCGATGGCATGCAGCCGGCCGTACTGGTGGCCAACCAGGACCACCGCTTCATTGTGCAGGAACAGCTCGACGCCATCGGCCTGCAGGCTCGGACCATGCTGCTGGAACCCTTCGGCCGCAATACTGCGCCGGCCGTGGCCATCGCGGCCATGCAGCTGGTCGCTGAAGGCCGCGACGAGCTGATGCTGGTGCTCCCGGCCGACCACGTGCTGCGTGACCAGCAGGCCTTCCAGCACGCCCTGACGCTGGCCGCCAGCGCCGCCGAGAAGGGTGAGATGGTGCTCTTCGGCGTGCCCGCCGAGCGGCCGGAAACCGGCTATGGCTATATCCGCAGCAAGTCCGACGACGCCCTGCCGGAAGGCATCAGCCGCGTCGCCGAATTCGTCGAGAAGCCGAACGAAGAACGGGCGCGCCAGTATGTGGAGTCCGGCGACTACTTCTGGAACAGCGGCATGTTCCTGTTCCGTGCCAGCCGCTACCTGGAAGAGCTGAAGCACCATGACGTGGACATCTACGACACCTGCCTGCTGGCCCTGGAGCGCAGCAAGCGCGACGGCGTAGCAGTGAGCATCGACTCAGCCACCTTCGCCTGCTGCCCGGACAACTCCATCGACTACGCGGTGATGGAAAAGACCGCCCGCGCCTGCGTAGTACCGCTTTCCGCCGGCTGGAACGACGTCGGCAGCTGGAGCTCCATCTGGGAAGTGCACGACAAGGACCAGGACGGCAACGTCACCAAGGGCGACGTGGTGGTGCAGGATAGCCACAACTGCCTGGTGCACGGCAACGGCAAGCTGGTCTCGGTGATCGGCCTGGACGACGTGGTGGTGGTCGAGACCAAGGACGCCATGATGATCGCCCACAAGGACCGCGTGCAGGACGTGAAGAAGCTGGTCAACAAACTGGACGCCGACGGCCGCAGCGAAACCCAGAACCACTGTGCCGTGTACCGCCCCTGGGGCTCCTACGACTCGGTGGACATGGGCGGCCGCTTCCAGGTCAAGCACATCACCGTGAAGCCCGGTGCGCAGCTTTCGCTGCAGATGCACCACCACCGCGCCGAACACTGGATCGTGGTATCCGGCACCGCCCAGGTGACCTGCGACGACAAGGTGTTCCTGCTCACCGAGAACCAGTCCACCTACATCCCGATCGCCTCGGTGCACCGCCTGGCCAACCCCGGCAAGATCCCGCTGGAGATCATTGAGGTGCAATCCGGCAGCTACTTGGGCGAAGACGATATCGAGCGTCTGGATGATGTCTACGGTCGCGCCCCGCAGTCCGCGACGGTGCACAGCGTCGCCCGCTGA
- a CDS encoding alginate O-acetyltransferase AlgF — MNRQNNRGWTSYACALVLGLGALQAQADEGGLYGPQAPKGSAFVRAYNAGSNELSINVGNTALTDVPPLGSSDFKFLPAGNYSAQVGSSSLSVKLEADRYYTLVNQAGKAPQLVEEPPFRNKQKALLRVQNLSDAKLTLKTADGKTPVVEDVAPKGRGEREINPVKVGLALFDGDRKVSDLKPVSLQRGEVVCLYITGSGGKLSPVWVKRPAES; from the coding sequence ATGAACCGACAGAACAACCGCGGCTGGACGTCCTATGCCTGCGCCCTGGTGCTCGGCCTCGGCGCCTTGCAGGCCCAGGCCGACGAGGGTGGCCTGTACGGCCCACAGGCGCCCAAGGGTTCCGCCTTCGTCCGCGCCTACAACGCCGGCAGCAACGAGCTCAGCATAAATGTCGGCAACACCGCGCTGACCGACGTACCGCCGCTCGGCTCCAGCGACTTCAAGTTCCTTCCAGCGGGCAACTACAGCGCCCAGGTCGGCAGCAGCAGCCTCTCGGTGAAGCTCGAGGCTGACCGCTACTACACCCTGGTCAACCAGGCCGGCAAGGCCCCGCAACTGGTGGAAGAGCCGCCATTCCGCAACAAGCAGAAAGCCCTGCTGCGCGTGCAAAACCTGTCCGACGCCAAGCTCACTCTGAAGACCGCCGACGGCAAGACCCCGGTCGTCGAGGACGTGGCCCCGAAAGGCCGCGGCGAGCGCGAGATCAACCCGGTGAAAGTGGGCCTGGCGCTGTTCGACGGTGACCGCAAGGTCAGCGACCTCAAGCCCGTTTCCCTGCAGCGCGGCGAAGTGGTCTGCCTCTACATCACCGGCAGTGGCGGCAAGCTCTCCCCGGTCTGGGTCAAGCGCCCGGCGGAGTCCTGA
- a CDS encoding alginate O-acetyltransferase encodes MNRALNLLYIVLFCGLLLALSLWSMRAVFGFSVARETSVLDGKLALAFEKNYDEEFPVKQLGTNLWALVDYTLFGEGRQGVVIGQDGWLYSDEEFDPVAEGSRHMRDNLALIQGVRDELARHNVELVLAIIPSKSRLYPEYLGEATPTALHQDLYDRFRGAARKAGIIAPDLLATLESAKNQGQVFLRTDTHWTPLGAEAVAGRLGQTVGQAMTLRGSPQQFVTETRGVDAYKGDLTRFLPLDPLFENLMPAPDQLQKRNTRSQDDDTAGDDALFAESEVPVVLVGTSYSANDKWNFAGALRQALQRDLVNHAEDGHGPILPMLKYLKSDELKDAAPQLVIWEFPERYLPMLSDLSEFDPEWVASLRKGAGTDERLASRSGN; translated from the coding sequence ATGAACAGAGCCCTGAACCTGCTTTACATCGTACTTTTCTGCGGTCTGCTGCTGGCCCTCAGCCTGTGGTCCATGCGCGCGGTCTTCGGCTTCTCCGTGGCCAGGGAAACCAGCGTGCTGGACGGCAAGCTTGCCCTGGCCTTCGAGAAGAACTACGACGAGGAATTCCCGGTCAAGCAACTGGGCACCAACCTCTGGGCGCTGGTGGACTACACGCTGTTCGGCGAAGGCCGTCAGGGCGTGGTTATCGGCCAGGACGGCTGGCTCTACTCGGACGAGGAGTTCGACCCGGTGGCCGAGGGCTCTCGCCACATGCGTGACAACCTGGCGCTGATCCAGGGCGTGCGCGATGAGCTGGCACGACACAACGTCGAGCTGGTACTGGCCATCATCCCGTCCAAGTCGCGCCTTTACCCCGAGTACCTGGGCGAAGCCACGCCCACCGCCCTGCACCAGGACCTCTACGACCGCTTCCGTGGCGCCGCGCGCAAGGCAGGGATCATCGCCCCCGACCTGCTCGCCACCCTGGAGAGCGCCAAGAACCAGGGCCAGGTTTTCCTGCGTACCGACACCCACTGGACCCCGCTGGGTGCAGAGGCGGTGGCCGGCCGCCTGGGCCAGACGGTGGGCCAGGCCATGACCCTGCGGGGTTCCCCTCAGCAGTTCGTAACCGAAACCCGGGGCGTGGATGCCTACAAGGGCGACCTGACCCGCTTCCTGCCCCTGGACCCGCTGTTCGAGAACCTGATGCCCGCCCCAGACCAGTTGCAGAAGCGCAACACCCGCAGCCAGGACGACGACACCGCGGGGGACGACGCCCTGTTCGCCGAGAGCGAGGTGCCCGTGGTGCTGGTGGGCACCAGCTACAGCGCCAACGACAAGTGGAACTTCGCCGGTGCCCTGCGCCAGGCCCTGCAGCGCGACCTGGTGAACCACGCCGAGGACGGCCATGGGCCGATCCTGCCGATGCTCAAGTACCTCAAGAGTGACGAGTTGAAGGACGCGGCGCCGCAGCTGGTGATCTGGGAGTTCCCGGAACGCTACCTGCCGATGCTGAGCGACCTGTCCGAGTTCGACCCCGAATGGGTCGCCAGCCTGCGCAAGGGCGCTGGTACCGACGAACGCCTGGCTTCCCGCTCGGGCAACTGA
- a CDS encoding MBOAT family O-acyltransferase, with protein sequence MVFSSNVFLFLFLPIFLGLYYLVGTRYRNLLLLVASYIFYAWWRIDFLALFAVVTVFNYWIGLRIGAAGVRTKTAQKWLLLGVAVDLCVLGYFKYANFGVDSLNAIIASFGMEPFVLTHILLPIGISFYVFESISYIIDVYRGDTPATRNLVDFAAFVAIFPHLIAGPVLRFKDLVDQFNHRTHTVDKFAEGCTRFMQGFIKKVFIADSIAPIADHCFALSDPTTGDAWLGALAYTAQLYFDFSGYSDMAIGLGLMMGFRFMENFNQPYISQSITEFWRRWHISLSTWLRDYLYISLGGNRGTTFQTYRNLFLTMLLGGLWHGANFTYILWGAWHGAWLAIERALGVNAAPRVINPLKWAFTFLLVVIGWVTFRAENLDVAWRMYAAMFSFGDWQLSELNRAQLTSLQIATLLLAYGVLAVCGIRQFHAQPLAGAPKAKAREEDDGIAINADGSAALPRVRVQIGALAFHAAVLLLFAASVLKLSAQSFSPFLYFQF encoded by the coding sequence ATGGTCTTTTCTTCCAACGTGTTCCTGTTCCTGTTCCTGCCGATCTTCCTCGGCTTGTACTACCTGGTCGGGACACGCTATCGAAACCTGCTGTTGCTGGTCGCCAGCTACATCTTCTACGCCTGGTGGCGCATCGACTTCCTGGCGCTGTTCGCTGTCGTGACAGTGTTCAACTACTGGATCGGCCTGCGCATCGGCGCGGCCGGCGTGCGCACGAAAACAGCGCAGAAATGGCTGCTTCTCGGCGTGGCGGTGGACCTCTGCGTCCTCGGCTACTTCAAGTACGCCAACTTCGGCGTCGACAGCCTCAACGCCATCATCGCCTCGTTCGGCATGGAGCCCTTCGTGCTCACGCACATCCTGCTGCCGATCGGGATCTCCTTCTACGTCTTCGAATCCATCAGCTACATCATCGACGTCTATCGTGGCGACACCCCGGCCACGCGCAACCTGGTGGACTTCGCGGCCTTCGTGGCGATCTTCCCGCACCTGATCGCCGGCCCGGTGCTGCGCTTCAAGGACCTGGTGGACCAGTTCAACCACCGTACCCACACGGTGGACAAGTTCGCCGAGGGCTGCACGCGCTTCATGCAGGGCTTCATCAAGAAGGTCTTCATCGCCGACAGCATCGCGCCCATCGCCGACCATTGCTTCGCGCTTTCCGACCCCACCACGGGCGACGCCTGGCTTGGCGCGCTGGCCTACACGGCGCAGCTGTACTTCGACTTCTCCGGCTACAGCGACATGGCCATCGGCCTCGGCCTGATGATGGGCTTCCGCTTCATGGAGAACTTCAACCAGCCGTACATCAGCCAGTCCATCACCGAGTTCTGGCGGCGCTGGCACATCAGCCTCTCCACCTGGCTGCGCGACTACCTGTACATCAGCCTGGGCGGCAACCGTGGCACCACCTTCCAGACCTACCGCAACCTGTTCCTCACCATGCTGCTGGGCGGTCTCTGGCACGGTGCCAACTTCACCTACATCCTCTGGGGCGCCTGGCATGGCGCCTGGCTGGCCATCGAGCGCGCGCTGGGCGTGAACGCCGCGCCGCGAGTGATCAACCCTCTTAAATGGGCCTTCACCTTCCTGCTGGTGGTGATCGGCTGGGTGACCTTTCGTGCCGAGAACCTCGACGTCGCCTGGCGCATGTACGCCGCCATGTTCAGCTTCGGCGACTGGCAGCTTTCCGAACTCAACCGCGCGCAACTCACCAGCCTGCAGATCGCCACCCTGCTGCTGGCCTATGGGGTGCTGGCCGTCTGCGGTATCCGCCAGTTCCATGCCCAGCCGCTGGCTGGCGCGCCGAAGGCCAAGGCCCGTGAAGAAGACGATGGCATCGCCATCAATGCCGACGGCAGCGCAGCCCTGCCCCGCGTCCGCGTGCAGATCGGCGCCCTGGCCTTCCACGCCGCCGTGCTCCTGCTGTTCGCCGCCTCGGTGCTGAAGCTATCGGCGCAGAGCTTCTCCCCCTTCCTGTACTTCCAGTTCTGA
- a CDS encoding mannuronate-specific alginate lyase: protein MTTRPWLIAPLFAGILLAGQSQAADLVPPRGYYAPVDIDARSASTCKTPPAPYTAKLEFRSKYEGSDKARATLNPQAEKAFRDKTAGITEMERGVSKMVMEYMRKGQRTQLECTLQWLGNWAQANALLSTEYNHTGKSMRKWALGSMTSAYLRLKFSESQPLAPYRAQTQVIESWFSRLADQVVHDWSNLPLKKINNHSYWAAWSVMATAVATNRKDLFDWSVAQYRVAAGQVDKDGFLPNELKRKQRALAYHNYSLPPLAMIAAFAQANDVDLREENDAALRRLGEKVIAGVDDQDAFDEKTGDDQDMSELKKHDKFSWLEPWCSLYACSAKTLEWKDEMGPYKSFRLGGDVTQVFHPKKEGGS, encoded by the coding sequence ATGACTACCAGACCCTGGCTGATCGCCCCTCTGTTCGCGGGCATCCTGCTCGCGGGGCAGAGCCAAGCCGCCGACCTGGTGCCGCCGCGAGGCTACTACGCGCCTGTGGATATCGACGCCAGGTCCGCCAGCACCTGCAAGACGCCACCCGCGCCCTACACCGCCAAGCTGGAGTTCCGCAGCAAGTACGAAGGCTCCGACAAGGCCCGCGCCACGCTGAATCCCCAGGCGGAGAAAGCCTTCCGCGACAAGACCGCCGGCATCACCGAGATGGAGCGCGGCGTCAGCAAGATGGTCATGGAATACATGCGCAAGGGCCAGCGCACCCAGCTCGAATGCACCCTGCAGTGGCTGGGTAATTGGGCGCAGGCCAACGCGCTGCTGAGCACCGAGTACAACCACACCGGCAAGTCGATGCGCAAATGGGCCCTGGGCAGCATGACCTCGGCCTACCTGCGCCTGAAGTTCTCCGAGTCGCAGCCGCTGGCGCCCTACCGCGCGCAGACCCAGGTAATCGAGTCCTGGTTCTCGCGCCTGGCCGACCAGGTGGTGCACGACTGGAGCAACCTGCCACTGAAGAAGATCAACAACCACTCCTACTGGGCCGCCTGGTCGGTGATGGCCACCGCCGTGGCGACCAACCGGAAGGACCTCTTCGACTGGTCAGTGGCGCAGTACCGCGTCGCCGCCGGCCAGGTGGACAAGGACGGTTTCCTGCCCAACGAGCTCAAGCGCAAGCAGCGCGCACTGGCCTACCACAACTACAGCCTGCCACCGCTGGCGATGATCGCGGCGTTCGCCCAGGCCAACGACGTGGACCTGCGCGAAGAGAACGACGCGGCCCTGCGCCGTCTCGGCGAGAAGGTGATCGCCGGCGTGGATGACCAGGACGCCTTCGATGAGAAGACCGGTGACGACCAGGACATGAGCGAGCTGAAGAAGCACGACAAGTTCTCCTGGCTCGAGCCCTGGTGCTCGCTCTACGCCTGCTCGGCCAAAACCCTCGAGTGGAAGGACGAAATGGGCCCCTACAAGAGCTTCCGCCTCGGTGGGGATGTGACCCAGGTGTTCCACCCGAAGAAGGAGGGTGGGAGCTAG